Genomic segment of Solea senegalensis isolate Sse05_10M unplaced genomic scaffold, IFAPA_SoseM_1 scf7180000014560, whole genome shotgun sequence:
tcGATATATCAATCAATCATCAATTTATAAACATATGTAAACCATTTATTTATAGAAACAAATAACCACTTAAAATACAGtcacaaacaaatttaaaatattcatattttcccGTTGTTTGCAGCGTCATTTCGAAACGTTGCCAAATCGTCGCTTCCGGTTTCACGCGCACACTCAGCCGTCGTGAACGCGCAGGCGGCGTTGAACGtcccccgctgctgctgctgtttcctcgCTGCCTCCGCCGTTGCTGCTCATTGTGCAGCCGACGAAACATCGGTAGCTTCCGACGACGTCGGTATGAAATGGCAGAAACTGCCCGTGTCACGGAAGCACAACGAGTAGGATACGCCGGAGCTACACACATGTATCTCTGTGGCCTGTTGGCGTGAGGGAAACGGGACTGGAACCGGAGGAAGAACGGAAAGCGGAGTAAAGTGTCGTTTTACtacaaacaaattacaaaaaacagCGGCCGGGTTGTGTCTCCAGCAGCCGACTGAGACTGCAGCTCGACACTGGTGGAATTAACCGGAGAGGGGTGAGCTCCAcatatgtgtttttctctctctctccctgtctttttACTATATGAGACCTATTTGACGTAATATTGTCACGCGTGGGGGAAGGGAACGGTCATATTTGGGGGTCACACGCACATTACTAGGGGAATAAGTCTTTGCTAACACAAACACGGTGGGCACCACATAGCGGGCTGTTCACGTCCGGCCTAACTGTGGGGAAGGCGGCCACACTGAGCGGCCACACCGACCGGGAATCACGCCGCTGATACCCGTGTACCTCCCACATTAGCTCGGCTAACATTGGGAACAGAGCTGGGCAGTGTTCCCAACCACACCAACCAGGGGAACGTCAACACCTGCGGTCACTATAACATCCAAACACTCGGAGTAGACCAGGTTTGTTTGAAGCTAGcatgtgtttgttgacatttaCTGCTATATTAGCATCTTTCACACAGCCACATTAGCATGGAAGGTGAGTAAACTCACTGTTAGCTGAGCGCCGCTGCGTTTTTACACTGGGGGCTGTTGTGTAATACTTAATATCTCAAACCAGGATGTATACTAATTTTAATTCAATGAGAAAAAACATACCACAGGGTTTGTACCTGTTTCTCTATATTGTATAAAGaaaagactttcaaaataaaagaacgTGAATGGATATACACGCTATCATTCGATAACAAAATTGATTActacaaatgtataatttatattGATATAGTGTGCATGCTAAACACCCATAAGACATAACAAATAATTACCTTGAATATTTTCCCCCAGAAAGTGTTTTTGCTCATGAAGTTTGAAACCAAAGTTTGTCGAACTTTGCACGTGAGGGAAAGTTGATTGTGTTATTGATTGTGTAAAGTGTTATTGTTATGTGTAAAAAGTACAGAATACAATGAAATTCTTCCCTGAACACCTTCTTCACACACTAGACATTACAATAAACATTATTAACACATTAAGTAATAGACTACAATAACTAAAAAGTGACATCTGTAGAACAACTATATCTTCTTGTTTTGCAAGAAACAACTAGATGATGTGAAGAAacacatcttaaatgatttgaCTTTTATCATGATTTGATTCGTATTGTTTGACTTCATAGTGTTTTATCATGTTAAAGTTTTTTGAGCATATCATCTAGCCCTTTTGGGCACACAGTATTTCAATAAAGTGGCATAAACGGCAACAAGTGTGGTCTTCTACTGAAGCAGAACACCTGCTTCAAGCGTTGAGGTGTTTGGTCAGAGATGGTCTTTTTCATTCCTTGGTTGCCATGAGTGCTCTTGTTTGAGTTACTACTGTCATTCTATGTGAATCCAGTCTGGTCagtctcctctgacctctggcatcaacaggGCATTTTCACTGCGACAGCTGAGGCTTACtgcatattttctttgtaaacCCTTTGTGTGTTCCTCTagttcagcagtttctgaaattaAATCATTTCTTCCACATTGTTTCAGCCTCAGCATGTTGTCTGGTACATGTCTATGCTAAAATGCACTGGGGACCAGCCATGTGATTGGAAGATTAGATGTTTGTGTTAATAAGCAGTTGAGGAGGTGTGTCTGAAGAAGTGGTTGTTGAATGTATCCATGCTTTATGGCTGATTAACTGGTTTGTCCTCCCCTACTCCCTCTGGTGTGTGCATCTCCCTCACTGACTCTGGTCCAAAATGATGATTAGAATTCACTAATTTGATTGTTTTAGTGTCCTCATGTGATGACTGACCGCACATGTAATTGGTCTGGATTTACTGGACCTCCAGAGTCATTGTTATGTTGGAAGTTAAGAGACAAAGGTGCCATGAAAGTAGGCAATTATGTGTCGTCTGGGTCTGGTCTGTGATCCAGGCTTTAGTGACCCCCGAGGTAGGATTTCATTATCTGGCTACACACAAGgcctcagtgtttctgtttatgTGGCTCTCATGTGAAGATGCTAACATTTCACTGACTTATAAACAGAAAGATGAGTGTGGCAGTTGCATAATTTTTCATTCTGGTTTATCTTTGTTGCTGCAGTCACATGGATAAGTAACAGTCTTTGCCCATACTATATTGTAAGTTATCTGTTTTGTATACTATCAAATTATCAGTAATCTTATCAgttatgtttggttttgttggAGTTTTCCGGCCAAAGGTGGGCAAAGCCAGAGATTATCCCAAACTGAAGCTTTGATGTGTGCGACTCTTGCACATTAATCCGGGTCACAATATTTAACTAAGGTAGTTCATACACTGGTCATACTTGGGTGAAGCTCCCAGATTGCTCCGCACAATGCTTGTGAGGGTTTTCTCTGCAACGTGCCAAGATAAGAGCAGCGGTCAGCCAAAAGCACCAAGAAATCTGATTCCTGCAGCATGAAAGGTGGCCTgcacatatttacatgttatAACATGTTCCCTTTGTAGCTAGAGTTATTACTTAAAATTGAAACGGGAAAGTGTATGGTACAGTTCAGACGGTTGTGAACAGGTTAACGAGAGAGAAATAATAATCCCTCTTGTTCCTCCACACCTTTGAACCTTGTTCATCATCTCACCAGAAAGATATGATGTGTTATGTTTTCACGTCGCaaaagtgtaaaagtaaaatctgCCAAATGAACGTTTTCTCTGTTGTGACTATCAAGCTTGTGCCCTCTGTTTCCCCAGACACAGCGGACATATCCAACTATGTGAAATTTGATACCAAAACGAAACCATGTGCCTGTCAACACtgttgtgatttgattttgacaTCTGGATGTTGGGTAGACAAAACAGTAGCGTATCAGCTTAGATTCCTGGCTAGTTGAAGCAGCCCTAGTTTGTCCTTCAGTGCTGGTTTGTCCCCTAGTGCTTCCAGGAGAAGAAAGGTCATGAAATAGCCCTAAATGTTTATATTGGATTTGGCCTCATGGGCTCTTATCAGCATCCATTACTTTGGATGAATTTGAGTGTTTCACTGATACAATCCGACTGTCCTCGTGGTCAGATACTAAAACATATCAGTTTGATTTGTGCCGGAAATCTACATGAGTCTTCTTAGTGAAAGAGGAGCATTGAGAGACAGACCAGCTCCCAGCAGACGTGCTGTGATGGACAGCTGGGGGACAGAGGCTTGTGTAAATCTGGACAGGATTGCCAATGTGTCCTCACTTATTGTGGGGAGAATATGCCACATTTGACACTTCTTTTGACGCCGATTTCATCTTTTTCTGCTCCGGTTACGCCTGACCCCGGCATTCTACAACCCCCAAAGCGGAGATGTAAAAAAATGCCCCTGTCTCCTGTTATGTTTGAAAAATACGGGGCTTAAAGATAAGCAAAAATGGAGACCTGTGGAAGCAATGACGCAGTTACCCGTTTCCTGATTGGTTCCTATCAGCATTGATGCGACTACCAGCTGTGAATAGCTGTTCAATCttaatttcagtttcagttccACCTTGTCATCAGTCTCATAAtccttgttgttgttagttGTACTCCTTGGAACTGTGTAAACAACCGCAGAGGAAATAATCGACTTCCTGTTTAAGCCAGTCTGCTCAATGTATCCGAAATGGTTCTgcaatgtacattttattattagtcATATTAGTTTTGATGCAGATTACTTCTGACATGGATCTAAAACGCTTggtttgaaaatattgttttttaatagtTGTATGACTCAAGGCCTCAATGAAAGGCACTAATCTGTGCTGCAGCAGGGAGACACCTCAATAGGTAAAAATACgtcaaagctgcagtgtttgtgaagGATTAGATCAGAAATATCTGCGAACCCCGGCTGTCTTATTTGATCATcggataaacaaaacaaaatattgccGCAGTctgcacacaaacgcacacaaaacTGAGCCACCAGCTTTCACACACACCTAGGcacgtgtctgtgtgcagcGCGGGCTATATAACATAGGGTGAatttgagacacacacactcgcacattGTTCTCTGCTTCCTTGCTGTTGAATTGATTTGACAACACAACTCGCTCTGTCATGGTGTTTTGCCCTGTTTTTCCACACCTGTCTCACAGTAACACTGATATATGGCTCTGTCCCTTTCACGTGTCGTGTCACGCCGCGTGGTGCTGCAGCTTCACATTAGTTTTAACGTGTTCTACAGGGTAGAGGCTGACATGCATGTTCTCTGCGGAGCATGAGTGCTCACACTCTCCTCCAGTGTGGTCTATATTTGGTTTTTACCCAGTGATATTTTGTAAAAAAGGTGTGTTCACGGTGGTCAGATGTAGCACTCTACTTGTTGGAAATGAAGGTGACATTTTTGCTGCTTGCTGGAGGATCATGGCAGTTCTGCAAGGAGTGGATGCTAATAAATCAGTAAGCATTAATGTAATTGCATGGGGAAACATAAATTTGACGACATCAACCTAGATTACAAATTTAATCCATCTATAAATCTTTGCTACGGTTAAGTGTGCTTGGTGTCGAATCTGATATGATATACTCTTAATATCGCATAAATACATCACTTTTAGCAcagattataaaatataaatataataccTTTTATGAGAGCAGAATATTTGATACACAGTTGAAGCTAAATACTgcacatcagcacaaatgtgtcattaaaagcTTAGTAATATAAAAGACGACTATATCAGACCGATATTAGCATTGTTAGATACTCAAGGTTGAGATACAAAAAGTGTTGTGATGTGTATTTAAAAGAGtcgcattaaaaaaaaggcaagaagTTGATGCGATTAGTGTCTTAGACAAGTAGGatttgaattttagtctgaaaCTGCTGTCTCCAAACTATGTCTGacttatattttattcatactAAGTAGAAGAAAAGTCTAAAGGACTCTATAAGGGATGCTTGTCATGGTCCAGGAAATGTACAGACATCATCACCACAGTGCTCTAAATTCCTCTAATGGTTATGTCGTCTTTATGCCCGGCATAAAACTTCGAGTTTGttctcctctccatctctctttatCTGCCTTGTTCTTCTGTCCATCACTCTGATTTTTGTACTGTATGCACATCTCCCCTGGGCTATAGGACGTGTTTCAGAGATGGTCAACGTCACTTTAGGAACCATGGCTGGTTTACATTCACGATTCATGATTTCTTAAACTCAAGTATAGCACATAATACCATGTCTCAAAGATGAATTCAATGCAGATAAGTGTCGGATaactaaaacataataaaagcaTATTCAGGCAGAAATCCACATGTGTTCATATAGTGCATATTAAAcaatgattttgatttttttgataAAACTGGGAAAATATCTTACACAAGGGAGCTttaggctaaaaaaaaacagacgttTTGAAATCTCTGTGTCCAAGTTTGGTGTGGTATTTTTTGTTGCTGGATGAAAATATTCCACCACATGTTAAAAATgggaaggggaaaaaagcccCAAACAAAAATCCGTTTTTCCTCACGCCCTGCAGgttgagagaggaggagagctcCACTTGGATGCCCTGACACCGCGTCTGTCCAAGGCTTCACCATGAACCGGAACAAGCGTGAAAAGGAGTACTACAGTATAGATGTGGGCGATTCGACGTTCATGGTTTTAAAGCGCTACCAGAACCTCAGACCCATTGGATCCGGAGCACAGGGGATCGTCTGGTGAGTAGAGGGGCAAAATAGCCCAAATGCAGTCCATCTTGTTATATTTTTCAATTACTTTTAACTGCATCAAATGGTTGCTGTCAAGACAGGAGTTCTCTCAGTTGTCGTGGAGATAGAGAAAAGCCTCTTGATTTGGTCAGTGGTCTGACCATCTCTGTATAATGTCTAATTGACAGTAGGAGAAAATGCTGTAGACAACTACACTGCACTAGAcaataattggccagatttctgTCCCTATCTGGCCCTTCCAACAATCATGGGTGCCTTTTGATTTTAGACtggtttgaacagattatctggacAATTGTCCTGTAgcgtgagggattaacagacgtgaAGACACCCGATTTCAAATCGTTAAGTattaaacacaatatttacgactgaacagCAATTGGGGTTGGTTATCACGGGGTTCTGCCTACAACCCCAAATAAATTGGAATAAACTTTTGTTTAGAACTATAACTTGTACACGCCAAGCTGATTCCTTCTTCTTAGCCATGGTCAcagcttttttgtgtttctcagcacaaaacatcgtgtgtggtcctgtgtctcgtctggatcgtctagtctgtgctttctcaggattaaaacactggAAATAGCTTACAAAGTgcgttgtgtctgtggtctcccacgtattttaaaatcaagtcagatttgaaaatccttcggtgtggggcaggcttaatGAGACTAAGAGTAATCAGCAACATTAAAatttacgcactgcagctttaagaccCATTGTTACCCACGTTTTTGCTTGGCTGGCTAAATAATAAATGGTGAAATGGCTGGTGGTTTTTGACTGAGTTGTTACCACTGCTGTGCCCACAGTTCGGCGTATGACCACATCTTGGAGAGGAACGTTGCCATCAAGAAGCTGAGCCGGCCTTTTCAGAATCAAACCCACGCGAAACGAGCCTACAGAGAACTGGTGCTCATGAAATGTGTCAACCACAAGAACGTAAGAGTTTGCACTTCTtcttttatgtatgtgtgtttatcaacTCTAGTATTAGAGAGACTACTGTAGATTTTCAGTTGTGACACCTTAACATTCTGGCAGAGTAACGTCTGCTTAAAATGCATAAGGTTAAGATGTCTAATTTCCATCCTGCGGCTTTTTTGCTGCTGACTCGGCAGCAAAAAAAGAGTCCTCTAAAAGCTTATCACGGGGTTTGATTGACAGTGGACTCCTGAGGATTACCACAAAGCTTCTGCTGCGTCATGTTATTCTATGCGGTGTTTTAAATTAGACATTGTGCTGTTGTTATCTATTATTGATgcccatgctgctgctgccgctgctgctgaagtGCGAGTCTTTCCAAGTGGTGTGTTGCTTGTTCAGAGCTTGTCGAGGTGGTGATGCTGTCTTTCATCACAAACTCTTTGTCTAatcgctgtgtgttttttttatatcctgcAGATAATTGGCTTATTAAATGTATTCACGCCACAGAAGACACTGGAAGAATTCCAAGATGTGTGAGTACAGCATCAACACGTTTGTAAAATCAATACCGGATATGAGATGACAGGGGGTTTAGGGTGCTCTTTTCAGGCCTTTTAGTGGTTGTGCAGCTTAGCTTGTTTAGATTTGTTCCTTTTAGTTATCCTCTCTTAATGCTAGTACATAATGCCAAAAATATGTAATTCAAGGaaagcatatactgtatttataacaCAAAGCCTCCTCATaaagtgcatgtttttattatattccTCCCTAATGTCTGGGGACATTATGTTTTGGGCTTCTACTCTGTATATTCATAGGTCTTATTCTTTCAAGAACACCATGATGATGGAATCCTTTCAGTTTGGGACTTTCATTGTGGGATAAGaggattagattttggtggtcaaAGCTCAAGGTTGATGTAACCTCATAAACTTCTTTTGCCTCGTGAAAGCGATATCTACAGAACACCTTGACagaatcctttcaaatttggcaccAATTTTCACTTAAAGCCTGAAACGTGGGTGTTGGCCTCTTTGACGATTAAGCATGCACACGTCGTATGAGTCTGGAAATAAATTGTTAAGACAGAAACTGTTGGCCAGCAGAGGCTTCCAAGCATTTTAGTTTATACTCCTCCTTAATGACTTAATTTAATTGAAAGTCATCCAGGAacactgatgaaaaacacattttaatcctGATATCAAGCGTGAGTATTGTCCAACGTACACATGAACGTCCTGGTGGAGTGCAGATATAGTACCTCGGTCTTTTGGAAATGCCAAATACTCTTGACATCCATGAATGTTGCAGTTCATCTTTTAACAGGAGCAACACGggagtgtgtttatatttagcAGCGTCCTAGTTGGGTTTTCGAAGTCGACAAGATGtcagtgtgaaatgtgaatgtgGAATCGTAGAGAGGGTAATGCTAGACCCAAATATGTATGGGGGATGTGATGGTTTCACAGAGTATGACAGGAACAAACATGATTAATGCCATCCTctagtgagtgtgtgagtgtgtgtgtgtgtgtgtgtctgcttgatTTGAGCTAAAAAGGAAACTGGACAAATCACTGCCTGAGGGttgcagtgcaaacacacagttaaaggATGAAGGAGAACACTCATATACTTGGATGCATACTTGCATTACACTGTGCGTGACTGTGcattatatgaataaaaaagtgtgttcttttttacaacataaatacatgaaaataaaatcttatATCTAAAATTACTTCATATAAGAGGATTGAAGGGACTGATGATGCAACAGCTGCCAGAAAAACATAACATCAGCCCTGTTTAGGCTATGTAAACCGGTgtttaaaaaagtgaagtggCTGATTCTGGACATCTGTCTACACTGTCAAAAACGAGGCATGACTCTGACATTTTTTCTCCCTCGCAGGTATCTAGTGATGGAGCTGATGGATGCCAACCTCTGCCAGGTGATTCAGATGGAGCTCGATCACGAGAGGCTGTCGTACCTGCTCTACCAGATGCTCTGTGGAATCAAACACCTACACGCCGCAGGCATCATACACAGGGTGAGGCTCACTAATTCACTGCACGTATACATTTTGCCCAAGAGACCAGCATATACAGTGTGTAATGACAATCCAGAGGAGGATAGAGTTGGGTTGTTAAAAATGAACTTTGCATCTTGTTCTACTGTCTGTTTTACATGGACATAAGGGCTTTCTtatgtaataaaatgttaaattcttcttatgaatgaaaatgtgtcacgTGATTCCAGAAGGGAACTCTTTGCAGTTGATTTTATGTGGAAGAAATGGTAAAATGTTGGGCTTGGGGCCACATTGTCAAATGATCTTACATTTTGTGGTGAAGTAAATTACCATAAAATGTTCAACTGCACCttttaatgtcatgtcatgATGCCCATAAACATTCATACAATCTCAACCTGcttaaatgattaattgattgaaaaccataaaaaaacattattttatacaGACCAAGGTCACATCGTCACGTGTATTCTGTTCATCATAATGTCCAGAATGCAAAAATACTCACATTGCATTTATCACACAcgacaaagcaaagcaaaggaaGCCTCGGGAAAGAGCAAATAGCACTCAGGTGCTCATACTGAGGTTGAAAACACGGACACAGTATGACACGCATACACAGTCCCTGAAGTACCGGCAGCAGTGTACCCACACACTTACATACTGATGGCTCTTTGTCAGTCACTCTCAGCGTAAGAAGTAGCAAAGCTGAGCTCCTCTTGCTTTGTCAGCCAGAACTAATGGAGCCACAGGCAGAGCCGAACAACGTCAAGTGACTTTGGTGCAGCTCAGCAGGTGCAACATGAGTCACCGTCACCAAAACTTCAATGCCCCCAACTGCAAATCACACGCAGGCATACACTAGGTTTCCTAACCCATCCTGCAGTCAGGCACAACTgcctaaaataaaatgcaccaaGAAAAGACTGCTTGGAATTCTGAGCTTGAGATGAAAAGTCTCTGGCCAAGAGAGGCAGCAGTACTTTTAGGTTAGGGCACAGATGCAACCACTCAAGCATACAGTTTACGCAATACAAAGCGTTTCGTCtacattgtgttttctgtccaggACCTGAAGCCCAGTAACATCGTGGTGAAGTCTGACTGTACTCTAAAGATCCTGGACTTTGGTCTGGCCAGGACGGCCGCCACTGGCCTCCTCATGACGCCCTACGTGGTCACCCGCTACTATCGCGCCCCCGAAGTCATCCTGGGCATGGGCTACCAGGCCAatggtgagtgaatgagtggaGGAGGTGGCTCCGTGACAGCGACTGGCCAATGAGGAGCTGCTGCCTGACCTGCTGCATGTCGCTCCCACCTCTGAGATGTTTTTAACAGCACCTCCCAAAAACAAACGCACTAATGCACACacctgcactcactcactcattcactcactcactcactcactcactcactcactcactcactcacacactcactgttcaTGTAAAGGTCACACTCAGGGGAAGCTGGCATGCCAGGCATCGATGCTTTGTGGGGAACTTCTTGTGAGGAGACTCCAGCAGTGCTtcagcatgtgtgtgatgttttattaaGAGGCTGCAGTTTGAAAGAGCCTGGCTAAAAGCAGCTTATGCAGCAGAGTTATAAAGgaatatatgaatattttgtGAAATCTACTCATTCACCGAGTGCGAAGTGGGAGAATCTGTCCCATTTTCCAATGTGTATGTTTGATCCAGGATACATTAAATGTAGTAtagcattaataaaaaaaaaaaaaaaaattagtatAGCATAGAAATGCCTACCTGTGTccccatttcctgtttttatgcCAAGCTAAACCAAGCGTCCTGGCTGTGGCTTTGTTTTTAGTGCAGAGTGATATCAGTTCATTCCTTTAATTATTGAAAAGGATGCCAGTTTCTCTAAATATTTAACCATTCTTTTAATTGAGATGTTACTGGGGTGCCATTTGCTTATCAAATAATCAGATGTTATTCATTAGGATTAGACGCTTTATTGCCAcgtatttctctgtttttttttacatattcattTCAGGCACCTTGAGGTGGAGTCAACAAAAAAGCTCCACAAGAACAAAAACCTTTTGAATACTAATTATTTCATACCCTCAGTCCTTTTGACCAAAAACCTTGATGCTCATTTTTCCTGCTGTCTTgttgcaactttttttttttttgcttattctcttctccctcctttttATGCTGCGCATATGTAGTGGATATTTGGGCTGTGGGCTGCATTATGGCAGAAATGGTTCGCCACAAAATCCTTTTTCCAGGAAGGGATTGTATCCTTGAGCTGCTTGCAGCAGTGTCTGGCATTCCATGAGAAACAAGCGGCACAGAGGAAGTCAAGTAATTGTTTTTCATCCAGTGAAAATTGCACGGAGAACATATCGTGTGAGCAACTAAAAGAAATTAGATTTTTCCCATGTTTGTATGACAACTTTGACTTGCATCCATTGACCTGCTCTTCTTACACAACTCTGTCACATAAGTAGCAGTAATTCCAAGATCCATGACTGTCACACGAAACAACAAAATAGAATTTAGTAGTTTGCTCTTCCATTGtagagaaaaacactgcaataaaaTACTGACTTATATCCTCACACTGCATTCAACATGGTTGATGCCGCAGCAGCTACtaattttgaaaatacaaaatagacCACAGATAAGTATTTGTGAGAAAATCTGCCATATTATACACAGGTAAACCAAAGACAAATCGAACAATTGTTGATGCAAGTATTCCAGTTTCTTCATACAGCATGAAATGCAGTGAGGATACAGAGGGTGTTATGAAGCAAGAGTGTCACATTTTTCAATTCACAGCAACTGACGTAGGAGGAATATTAAACATTTCCTTCTTTGGATAGTGATATTTCTACAGAAACATGTAGTCAGTGCTatccaaaaagaaaattaataaTTTTCCGTTGCATTCATTTGGAGGCTGACACAGGTTTGAGAGTGCACTCGGCTGCATGCAATCCATTTTTGTCACATACATCACCTGGCATGTGCATCATGTTTATCGttccgttttatttatttttttgtgtttttgtttgtttttcagtcctGCATGCTAATTTGGTggttgtcatttcatttttcagttgaTGTCTGGTCTGTTGGCTGCATCATGGCTGAAATGGTCCGGGGTAGTGTGTTGTTTCCAGGCACTGATCGTATCCTTGAGTTGAACCTTCCATCCAAACCCCAACAATCGTGTCTTGTCCTTTGTCTGGCATCTTGTTCATATCTTTGTGCACA
This window contains:
- the LOC122761317 gene encoding mitogen-activated protein kinase 8 isoform X4, with protein sequence MNRNKREKEYYSIDVGDSTFMVLKRYQNLRPIGSGAQGIVCSAYDHILERNVAIKKLSRPFQNQTHAKRAYRELVLMKCVNHKNIIGLLNVFTPQKTLEEFQDVYLVMELMDANLCQVIQMELDHERLSYLLYQMLCGIKHLHAAGIIHRDLKPSNIVVKSDCTLKILDFGLARTAATGLLMTPYVVTRYYRAPEVILGMGYQANVDVWSVGCIMAEMVRGSVLFPGTDHIDQWNKVIEQLGTPSQEFLMKLNQSVRNYVENRPRYTGYSFEKLFPDVLFPADSEHNKLKASQARDLLSKMLVIDASKRISVDEALQHSYINVWYDPTEVEAPPPAITDKQLDEREHTVDEWKELIYKEVLDWEERTKNGIIRGQPASIGAAVSNSLHQHHPSSSSASTYDVSSVSSDLD
- the LOC122761317 gene encoding mitogen-activated protein kinase 8 isoform X2, which translates into the protein MNRNKREKEYYSIDVGDSTFMVLKRYQNLRPIGSGAQGIVCSAYDHILERNVAIKKLSRPFQNQTHAKRAYRELVLMKCVNHKNIIGLLNVFTPQKTLEEFQDVYLVMELMDANLCQVIQMELDHERLSYLLYQMLCGIKHLHAAGIIHRDLKPSNIVVKSDCTLKILDFGLARTAATGLLMTPYVVTRYYRAPEVILGMGYQANVDIWAVGCIMAEMVRHKILFPGRDYIDQWNKVIEQLGTPSQEFLMKLNQSVRNYVENRPRYTGYSFEKLFPDVLFPADSEHNKLKASQARDLLSKMLVIDASKRISVDEALQHSYINVWYDPTEVEAPPPAITDKQLDEREHTVDEWKELIYKEVLDWEERTKNGIIRGQPASIAQVQQ
- the LOC122761317 gene encoding mitogen-activated protein kinase 8 isoform X1, producing the protein MNRNKREKEYYSIDVGDSTFMVLKRYQNLRPIGSGAQGIVCSAYDHILERNVAIKKLSRPFQNQTHAKRAYRELVLMKCVNHKNIIGLLNVFTPQKTLEEFQDVYLVMELMDANLCQVIQMELDHERLSYLLYQMLCGIKHLHAAGIIHRDLKPSNIVVKSDCTLKILDFGLARTAATGLLMTPYVVTRYYRAPEVILGMGYQANVDVWSVGCIMAEMVRGSVLFPGTDHIDQWNKVIEQLGTPSQEFLMKLNQSVRNYVENRPRYTGYSFEKLFPDVLFPADSEHNKLKASQARDLLSKMLVIDASKRISVDEALQHSYINVWYDPTEVEAPPPAITDKQLDEREHTVDEWKELIYKEVLDWEERTKNGIIRGQPASIAQVQQ
- the LOC122761317 gene encoding mitogen-activated protein kinase 8 isoform X3; the protein is MNRNKREKEYYSIDVGDSTFMVLKRYQNLRPIGSGAQGIVCSAYDHILERNVAIKKLSRPFQNQTHAKRAYRELVLMKCVNHKNIIGLLNVFTPQKTLEEFQDVYLVMELMDANLCQVIQMELDHERLSYLLYQMLCGIKHLHAAGIIHRDLKPSNIVVKSDCTLKILDFGLARTAATGLLMTPYVVTRYYRAPEVILGMGYQANVDIWAVGCIMAEMVRHKILFPGRDYIDQWNKVIEQLGTPSQEFLMKLNQSVRNYVENRPRYTGYSFEKLFPDVLFPADSEHNKLKASQARDLLSKMLVIDASKRISVDEALQHSYINVWYDPTEVEAPPPAITDKQLDEREHTVDEWKELIYKEVLDWEERTKNGIIRGQPASIGAAVSNSLHQHHPSSSSASTYDVSSVSSDLD